Proteins from a genomic interval of Longimicrobiaceae bacterium:
- a CDS encoding 6-carboxytetrahydropterin synthase → MPVFLTRTVRFAAAHRYYRPEWSEERNREVFGACANPYGHGHNYVLEVTVAGEPDPETGFSVDLAKLDELLRVEVRERLDHRHLNQDVAIFREGGKIPTTENLLIFLWNRLAPQVKGARLVRLRLREDVDLWADYYGPGNEAGPRGEALA, encoded by the coding sequence ATGCCCGTCTTCCTCACCCGCACAGTCCGTTTCGCCGCGGCGCACAGATATTACCGACCCGAGTGGAGCGAGGAGCGCAACCGGGAGGTGTTCGGTGCCTGTGCCAACCCGTACGGGCACGGGCACAACTACGTGCTGGAGGTGACGGTGGCGGGGGAGCCGGATCCGGAGACGGGGTTCAGCGTGGATCTGGCAAAGCTGGACGAGCTGCTGCGGGTGGAGGTGCGAGAGCGGCTGGATCATCGGCACCTGAATCAGGACGTGGCCATCTTCCGCGAGGGCGGGAAGATCCCGACCACCGAGAACCTGTTGATCTTCCTCTGGAATCGGCTGGCGCCGCAGGTAAAGGGGGCGCGGCTGGTGCGGCTACGGCTGCGGGAGGATGTGGATCTGTGGGCGGACTACTACGGGCCGGGAAACGAGGCAGGGCCTCGGGGGGAGGCCCTGGCTTAA
- a CDS encoding prepilin-type N-terminal cleavage/methylation domain-containing protein: protein MRNIRGFTLIELMIVVVIIGILASLAIPAFGRVTRNAKEAEAGPYLKQIVTLQERYRAAHADYTLDITQLEGGTTLGAGGTYFTYSIVAHGTGYCAVATPNAAGVAADLMPQSVDAEGNFYESANCS from the coding sequence ATGAGGAATATTCGTGGTTTCACCCTGATCGAGTTGATGATCGTCGTGGTCATCATCGGCATACTCGCCAGCCTTGCAATTCCGGCCTTCGGGCGGGTTACCCGGAATGCCAAGGAGGCGGAGGCCGGGCCGTACCTGAAGCAAATCGTGACCTTGCAGGAGCGGTACCGGGCGGCACACGCTGACTACACTCTAGACATCACGCAACTCGAGGGCGGTACGACTTTGGGCGCTGGGGGGACGTATTTTACGTACAGTATCGTTGCACACGGAACCGGATATTGCGCCGTCGCAACTCCTAATGCCGCAGGAGTGGCAGCCGATCTGATGCCACAGAGCGTCGATGCAGAAGGCAATTTCTACGAGAGCGCCAACTGCTCATGA